One Alligator mississippiensis isolate rAllMis1 chromosome 1, rAllMis1, whole genome shotgun sequence genomic window carries:
- the PPIL6 gene encoding probable inactive peptidyl-prolyl cis-trans isomerase-like 6 isoform X1 → MGSAQLQQLEVVGHLKESAFQVAKCAAEALRLNFPTKIAEPVLLPLQQVAWHEYLQEKKKELRGEIWEYPSRVMCFVDGQLLGNEKKLLEWAFEKWNYQDFKPEALYQAITEDFCKKYMKNTQHVFVYLDAAIQEQPLGTLLFELYSDACPKTCENFRALCTGEAGISRSGLQLTYKESIFHRIVKNGWIQGGDIAGGRGDDGESIFGPTFEDENFSIPHNKRGVLGMANKGRHSNGSQFYITLQPAPYLDRKYVAFGQLIEGTDVLQKLEDLPTCNERPVVECKIISCGVFEP, encoded by the exons ATGGGCTctgcgcagctgcagcagctggaggtggtgggACATCTCAAAGAATCTGCGTTCCAGGTGGCAAAATGTGCAGCAGAG GCTCTGAGGTTGAATTTTCCAACCAAGATCGCAGAGCCTGTATTGCTTCCCTTACAACAAGTTGCATGGCATGAATATTTacaggagaagaaaaag GAACTGCGAGGCGAAATATGGGAGTACCCCTCCAGGGTGATGTGTTTTGTTGATGggcagctgctgggaaatgagaAGAAACTGCTCGAGTGGGCTTTTGAAAAGTGGAACTATCAGGATTTTAAACCTGAAGCACTTTACCAAGCTATTACTGAGGACTTCTGCAAGAAGTATATGAAAAATACCCAG CATGTGTTTGTGTATTTGGATGCAGCTATTCAGGAGCAACCCTTAGGGACACTGTTGTTTGAG CTCTATTCTGATGCATGTCCCAAGACTTGTGAGAATTTCCGTGCTCTGTGTACAGGAGAAGCAGGGATCTCTCGCAGTGGTCTGCAACTTACTTACAAAGAATCCATTTTTCATCGAATAGTAAAAAATGGCTGGATACAAGGAGGAg ACATTGCAGGCGGAAGAGGAGATGATGGTGAGTCAATTTTTGGACCCACTTTTGAAG ATGAGAACTTCTCAATCCCTCACAATAAAAGAGGGGTCCTTGGGATGGCCAATAAGGGGCGTCACAGCAATGGGTCACAGTTCTACATCACCCTACAGCCAGCTCCCTACCTGGATAGAAAATATGTGGCTTTTGG ACAGCTGATCGAGGGTACGGATGTTCTTCAGAAACTGGAAGATTTACCTACATGCAATGAAAGGCCTGTAGTAGAATGTAAAATTATTAGCTGTGGAGTTTTTGAGCCTTGA
- the ZBTB24 gene encoding zinc finger and BTB domain-containing protein 24 isoform X1, which produces MICCSQRYPLKVLGRFPLITKTARSEREQFFCESCWMTPTVIKRINKHKLPKLSSAHWHLASARTTGQSILPSFAEETLFLFAVKMAEETPDTSEKLVVIHSKAHRDTILANFEEQRKKDFLCDITLIVENVHFRAHKALLAASSEYFSMMFVDEGEIGQSIYMLEGMVADTFGALLEFIYTGYLQASEKSTEQILATAQLLKVNDLVWAFTDYQTNCRPNDALPVISNNGASVVVLPNDKKNEDPPKRKRGRPRKVKNTQEEKLGTASVEDVQLRENNSVQNKQNFMKKEVALEEAVVDEQGPVRKEVEETERACGSDAAVDLSAEKDENYDPKSQGIQSTQSRYSKRRLRRSVKLKDYKLLGDEEEKGLMKRTDGKKKRTGSEARCKDCGKVFKYNHFLAIHQRSHTGERPFKCSECGKGFSQKHSLQVHERMHTGERPYTCTVCNKALTTKHSLLEHMSLHTGQKSFTCDQCGKFFSQKRQLKSHYRVHTGHSLPECTLCRRKFMDAAQLKKHLRTHTGEKPFTCEICGKSFTAKSSLQTHIRIHRGEKPYSCGICGKSFSDSSAKRRHCILHTGKKPFSCPECNLQFARLDNLKSHLKIHIKEKQLQEASAAPSSSSNSEEVRNVLQLQQYQLSTSGGQEIQLLVTDSVHNINFMPGHSQGISIVAAENSQNMTADQGANLTLLTQPSQQLQNLLLSAQQEQAEQIQSINMIENQIETAQPEQMHVITLSKEALEHLHTHQGQTEEINLTAESSHPTRHMQLSQEPSHQSHISPDTVQPHQISEEQNQNIHMNESDQQSLSVNQPSHEHPIQGQVF; this is translated from the exons ATGATTTGTTGTTCCCAAAGGTATCCTTTAAAGGTGcttggtagatttcccttgatCACAAAGACAGCAAGGTCAGAGAGGGAGCAGTTCTTTTGTGAAAGCTGTTGGATGACACCTACAGTAATCAAAAGGATCAACAAGCACAAACTGCCTAAATTGTCTAGTGCTCACTGGCATTTAGCATCAGCAAGGACCACAGGCCAATCTATACTACCAAGCTTTGCTGAG GAAACTCTTTTCCTGTTTGCAGTAAAAATGGCAGAAGAAactccagacacttcagagaAACTTGTTGTTATCCACTCCAAAGCTCACAGAGATACCATTCTTGCTAATTTTGaggaacaaaggaaaaaagattttcTTTGTGATATTACTTTAATAGTGGAAAACGTGCACTTCAGAGCCCACAAAGCTCtactggctgccagcagtgagtACTTTTCAATGATGTTTGTAGATGAAGGAGAGATAGGCCAGTCAATTTATATGCTGGAAGGCATGGTTGCAGATACTTTTGGTGCGCTACTAGAATTCATCTACACGGGTTATCTCCAGGCCAGTGAAAAAAGTACAGAACAAATCTTGGCTACTGCACAGCTCTTAAAAGTGAATGACTTAGTATGGGCCTTCACAGATTATCAGACGAACTGTCGCCCAAATGATGCATTACCTGTCATTTCTAATAATGGGGCTTCTGTAGTTGTCTTGCCAAATGACAAGAAAAATGAAGATCCACCAAAGCGAAAGCGAGGAAGACCAAGAAAAGTCAAGAATACCCAAGAAGAAAAACTAGGGACAGCTTCTGTTGAAGATGTACAGCTAAGAGAGAATAATTCTGTGCAGAATAAACAAAATTTTATGAAAAAAGAAGTTGCATTAGAAGAAGCAGTTGTTGATGAACAAGGTCCAGTAAGGAAAGAAGTTGAAGAAACTGAACGTGCTTGTGGGTCAGATGCTGCTGTAGATTTGTCAGCTGAAAAGGATGAGAACTATGATCCCAAATCTCAAGGAATACAGAGCACTCAGAGTCGGTATAGCAAACGTCGGTTACGGAGGTCAGTCAAGCTAAAAGATTACAAACTTCTGGGTGACGAAGAAGAGAAAGGACTGATGAAAAGGACAGATGGGAAAAAAAAGCGCACAGGTTCTGAAGCTCGCTGTAAAGACTGTGGCAAAGTGTTTAAATATAATCACTTTTTAGCTATTCATCAGAGAAGTCATACAG GCGAACGCCCTTTTAAATGCAGTGAGTGTGGCAAAGGCTTTTCCCAGAAGCACTCTCTCCAGGTTCACGAGCGGATGCACACAGGAGAACGTCCGTACACGTGTACTGTCTGCAACAAGGCTCTGACAACAAAGCATTCCCTTTTGGAGCACATGAGCCTTCATACAG GACAGAAGTCTTTTACCTGTGATCAGTGTGGAAAGTTTTTCAGCCAAAAGAGACAACTAAAGAGTCACTACCGAGTGCATACAG GCCATTCATTACCGGAATGTACCCTGTGTCGTCGCAAATTCATGGATGCAGCTCAGTTAAAGAAACATCTAAGAACACATACAG GTGAGAAGCCATTTACTTGTGAAATCTGTGGCAAGTCATTCACAGCAAAAAGTTCTCTTCAAACTCATATCAGAATCCACAG AGGAGAAAAGCCATATTCTTGTGGTATATGTGGAAAATCCTTCTCTGATTCAAGTGCCAAGAGAAGACACTGTATCTTGCACACAGGAAAAAAGCCTTTCTCCTGCCCAGAGTGTAATCTGCAGTTTGCACGTTTGGACAATTTGAAGTCTCATTTGAAAATTCACATCAAAGAAAAGCAATTGCAAGAAGCCAGTGCTGCCCCAAGCAGTAGCAGTAACTCAGAAGAGGTCAGAAATGTTCTTCAGCTACAGCAGTATCAGCTGTCCACATCAGGAGGGCAAGAGATTCAGTTACTGGTCACTGATTCAGTACATAACATAAACTTCATGCCTGGCCACAGCCAAGGTATTAGTATTGTTGCTGCTGAGAACTCCCAAAATATGACGGCAGATCAAGGTGCTAATCTCACATTACTCACTCAGccatcacagcagctgcagaacTTGCTGCTTTCAGCTCAACAGGAACAAGCAGAACAAATCCAAAGTATAAATATGATAGAGAACCAAATAGAAACTGCACAGCCTGAGCAAATGCATGTCATCACTCTTTCAAAGGAGGCACTGGAACATCTCCATACACATCAGGGACAAACCGAAGAAATTAATTTGACAGCAGAATCTTCACATCCAACTCGGCACATGCAGCTGAGCCAAGAACCTAGTCATCAGTCTCATATTAGCCCAGATACAGTCCAGCCCCATCAAATTAGTGAAGAACAGAATCAAAACATACACATGAATGAATCGGATCAACAATCTTTGTCAGTAAATCAGCCATCTCATGAGCATCCAATTCAAGGTCAGGTTTTTTGA
- the PPIL6 gene encoding probable inactive peptidyl-prolyl cis-trans isomerase-like 6 isoform X2, producing MGSAQLQQLEVVGHLKESAFQVAKCAAEALRLNFPTKIAEPVLLPLQQVAWHEYLQEKKKELRGEIWEYPSRVMCFVDGQLLGNEKKLLEWAFEKWNYQDFKPEALYQAITEDFCKKYMKNTQHVFVYLDAAIQEQPLGTLLFELYSDACPKTCENFRALCTGEAGISRSGLQLTYKESIFHRIVKNGWIQGGDIAGGRGDDGESIFGPTFEDENFSIPHNKRGVLGMANKGRHSNGSQFYITLQPAPYLDRKYVAFGTEAAPGAEEAPGKT from the exons ATGGGCTctgcgcagctgcagcagctggaggtggtgggACATCTCAAAGAATCTGCGTTCCAGGTGGCAAAATGTGCAGCAGAG GCTCTGAGGTTGAATTTTCCAACCAAGATCGCAGAGCCTGTATTGCTTCCCTTACAACAAGTTGCATGGCATGAATATTTacaggagaagaaaaag GAACTGCGAGGCGAAATATGGGAGTACCCCTCCAGGGTGATGTGTTTTGTTGATGggcagctgctgggaaatgagaAGAAACTGCTCGAGTGGGCTTTTGAAAAGTGGAACTATCAGGATTTTAAACCTGAAGCACTTTACCAAGCTATTACTGAGGACTTCTGCAAGAAGTATATGAAAAATACCCAG CATGTGTTTGTGTATTTGGATGCAGCTATTCAGGAGCAACCCTTAGGGACACTGTTGTTTGAG CTCTATTCTGATGCATGTCCCAAGACTTGTGAGAATTTCCGTGCTCTGTGTACAGGAGAAGCAGGGATCTCTCGCAGTGGTCTGCAACTTACTTACAAAGAATCCATTTTTCATCGAATAGTAAAAAATGGCTGGATACAAGGAGGAg ACATTGCAGGCGGAAGAGGAGATGATGGTGAGTCAATTTTTGGACCCACTTTTGAAG ATGAGAACTTCTCAATCCCTCACAATAAAAGAGGGGTCCTTGGGATGGCCAATAAGGGGCGTCACAGCAATGGGTCACAGTTCTACATCACCCTACAGCCAGCTCCCTACCTGGATAGAAAATATGTGGCTTTTGG TACTGAGGCTGCTCCAGGAGCAGAAGAGGCTCCTGGGAAAACTTGA
- the ZBTB24 gene encoding zinc finger and BTB domain-containing protein 24 isoform X4 produces the protein MICCSQRYPLKVLGRFPLITKTARSEREQFFCESCWMTPTVIKRINKHKLPKLSSAHWHLASARTTGQSILPSFAEETLFLFAVKMAEETPDTSEKLVVIHSKAHRDTILANFEEQRKKDFLCDITLIVENVHFRAHKALLAASSEYFSMMFVDEGEIGQSIYMLEGMVADTFGALLEFIYTGYLQASEKSTEQILATAQLLKVNDLVWAFTDYQTNCRPNDALPVISNNGASVVVLPNDKKNEDPPKRKRGRPRKVKNTQEEKLGTASVEDVQLRENNSVQNKQNFMKKEVALEEAVVDEQGPVRKEVEETERACGSDAAVDLSAEKDENYDPKSQGIQSTQSRYSKRRLRRSVKLKDYKLLGDEEEKGLMKRTDGKKKRTGSEARCKDCGKVFKYNHFLAIHQRSHTGERPFKCSECGKGFSQKHSLQVHERMHTGERPYTCTVCNKALTTKHSLLEHMSLHTGQKSFTCDQCGKFFSQKRQLKSHYRVHTGKCFNKDH, from the exons ATGATTTGTTGTTCCCAAAGGTATCCTTTAAAGGTGcttggtagatttcccttgatCACAAAGACAGCAAGGTCAGAGAGGGAGCAGTTCTTTTGTGAAAGCTGTTGGATGACACCTACAGTAATCAAAAGGATCAACAAGCACAAACTGCCTAAATTGTCTAGTGCTCACTGGCATTTAGCATCAGCAAGGACCACAGGCCAATCTATACTACCAAGCTTTGCTGAG GAAACTCTTTTCCTGTTTGCAGTAAAAATGGCAGAAGAAactccagacacttcagagaAACTTGTTGTTATCCACTCCAAAGCTCACAGAGATACCATTCTTGCTAATTTTGaggaacaaaggaaaaaagattttcTTTGTGATATTACTTTAATAGTGGAAAACGTGCACTTCAGAGCCCACAAAGCTCtactggctgccagcagtgagtACTTTTCAATGATGTTTGTAGATGAAGGAGAGATAGGCCAGTCAATTTATATGCTGGAAGGCATGGTTGCAGATACTTTTGGTGCGCTACTAGAATTCATCTACACGGGTTATCTCCAGGCCAGTGAAAAAAGTACAGAACAAATCTTGGCTACTGCACAGCTCTTAAAAGTGAATGACTTAGTATGGGCCTTCACAGATTATCAGACGAACTGTCGCCCAAATGATGCATTACCTGTCATTTCTAATAATGGGGCTTCTGTAGTTGTCTTGCCAAATGACAAGAAAAATGAAGATCCACCAAAGCGAAAGCGAGGAAGACCAAGAAAAGTCAAGAATACCCAAGAAGAAAAACTAGGGACAGCTTCTGTTGAAGATGTACAGCTAAGAGAGAATAATTCTGTGCAGAATAAACAAAATTTTATGAAAAAAGAAGTTGCATTAGAAGAAGCAGTTGTTGATGAACAAGGTCCAGTAAGGAAAGAAGTTGAAGAAACTGAACGTGCTTGTGGGTCAGATGCTGCTGTAGATTTGTCAGCTGAAAAGGATGAGAACTATGATCCCAAATCTCAAGGAATACAGAGCACTCAGAGTCGGTATAGCAAACGTCGGTTACGGAGGTCAGTCAAGCTAAAAGATTACAAACTTCTGGGTGACGAAGAAGAGAAAGGACTGATGAAAAGGACAGATGGGAAAAAAAAGCGCACAGGTTCTGAAGCTCGCTGTAAAGACTGTGGCAAAGTGTTTAAATATAATCACTTTTTAGCTATTCATCAGAGAAGTCATACAG GCGAACGCCCTTTTAAATGCAGTGAGTGTGGCAAAGGCTTTTCCCAGAAGCACTCTCTCCAGGTTCACGAGCGGATGCACACAGGAGAACGTCCGTACACGTGTACTGTCTGCAACAAGGCTCTGACAACAAAGCATTCCCTTTTGGAGCACATGAGCCTTCATACAG GACAGAAGTCTTTTACCTGTGATCAGTGTGGAAAGTTTTTCAGCCAAAAGAGACAACTAAAGAGTCACTACCGAGTGCATACAG GGAAATGCTTTAACAAAGATCACTGA
- the ZBTB24 gene encoding zinc finger and BTB domain-containing protein 24 isoform X2 produces MVGPQSIHSQGETLFLFAVKMAEETPDTSEKLVVIHSKAHRDTILANFEEQRKKDFLCDITLIVENVHFRAHKALLAASSEYFSMMFVDEGEIGQSIYMLEGMVADTFGALLEFIYTGYLQASEKSTEQILATAQLLKVNDLVWAFTDYQTNCRPNDALPVISNNGASVVVLPNDKKNEDPPKRKRGRPRKVKNTQEEKLGTASVEDVQLRENNSVQNKQNFMKKEVALEEAVVDEQGPVRKEVEETERACGSDAAVDLSAEKDENYDPKSQGIQSTQSRYSKRRLRRSVKLKDYKLLGDEEEKGLMKRTDGKKKRTGSEARCKDCGKVFKYNHFLAIHQRSHTGERPFKCSECGKGFSQKHSLQVHERMHTGERPYTCTVCNKALTTKHSLLEHMSLHTGQKSFTCDQCGKFFSQKRQLKSHYRVHTGHSLPECTLCRRKFMDAAQLKKHLRTHTGEKPFTCEICGKSFTAKSSLQTHIRIHRGEKPYSCGICGKSFSDSSAKRRHCILHTGKKPFSCPECNLQFARLDNLKSHLKIHIKEKQLQEASAAPSSSSNSEEVRNVLQLQQYQLSTSGGQEIQLLVTDSVHNINFMPGHSQGISIVAAENSQNMTADQGANLTLLTQPSQQLQNLLLSAQQEQAEQIQSINMIENQIETAQPEQMHVITLSKEALEHLHTHQGQTEEINLTAESSHPTRHMQLSQEPSHQSHISPDTVQPHQISEEQNQNIHMNESDQQSLSVNQPSHEHPIQGQVF; encoded by the exons ATGGTGGGACCACAGAGCATCCATAGCCAAGGG GAAACTCTTTTCCTGTTTGCAGTAAAAATGGCAGAAGAAactccagacacttcagagaAACTTGTTGTTATCCACTCCAAAGCTCACAGAGATACCATTCTTGCTAATTTTGaggaacaaaggaaaaaagattttcTTTGTGATATTACTTTAATAGTGGAAAACGTGCACTTCAGAGCCCACAAAGCTCtactggctgccagcagtgagtACTTTTCAATGATGTTTGTAGATGAAGGAGAGATAGGCCAGTCAATTTATATGCTGGAAGGCATGGTTGCAGATACTTTTGGTGCGCTACTAGAATTCATCTACACGGGTTATCTCCAGGCCAGTGAAAAAAGTACAGAACAAATCTTGGCTACTGCACAGCTCTTAAAAGTGAATGACTTAGTATGGGCCTTCACAGATTATCAGACGAACTGTCGCCCAAATGATGCATTACCTGTCATTTCTAATAATGGGGCTTCTGTAGTTGTCTTGCCAAATGACAAGAAAAATGAAGATCCACCAAAGCGAAAGCGAGGAAGACCAAGAAAAGTCAAGAATACCCAAGAAGAAAAACTAGGGACAGCTTCTGTTGAAGATGTACAGCTAAGAGAGAATAATTCTGTGCAGAATAAACAAAATTTTATGAAAAAAGAAGTTGCATTAGAAGAAGCAGTTGTTGATGAACAAGGTCCAGTAAGGAAAGAAGTTGAAGAAACTGAACGTGCTTGTGGGTCAGATGCTGCTGTAGATTTGTCAGCTGAAAAGGATGAGAACTATGATCCCAAATCTCAAGGAATACAGAGCACTCAGAGTCGGTATAGCAAACGTCGGTTACGGAGGTCAGTCAAGCTAAAAGATTACAAACTTCTGGGTGACGAAGAAGAGAAAGGACTGATGAAAAGGACAGATGGGAAAAAAAAGCGCACAGGTTCTGAAGCTCGCTGTAAAGACTGTGGCAAAGTGTTTAAATATAATCACTTTTTAGCTATTCATCAGAGAAGTCATACAG GCGAACGCCCTTTTAAATGCAGTGAGTGTGGCAAAGGCTTTTCCCAGAAGCACTCTCTCCAGGTTCACGAGCGGATGCACACAGGAGAACGTCCGTACACGTGTACTGTCTGCAACAAGGCTCTGACAACAAAGCATTCCCTTTTGGAGCACATGAGCCTTCATACAG GACAGAAGTCTTTTACCTGTGATCAGTGTGGAAAGTTTTTCAGCCAAAAGAGACAACTAAAGAGTCACTACCGAGTGCATACAG GCCATTCATTACCGGAATGTACCCTGTGTCGTCGCAAATTCATGGATGCAGCTCAGTTAAAGAAACATCTAAGAACACATACAG GTGAGAAGCCATTTACTTGTGAAATCTGTGGCAAGTCATTCACAGCAAAAAGTTCTCTTCAAACTCATATCAGAATCCACAG AGGAGAAAAGCCATATTCTTGTGGTATATGTGGAAAATCCTTCTCTGATTCAAGTGCCAAGAGAAGACACTGTATCTTGCACACAGGAAAAAAGCCTTTCTCCTGCCCAGAGTGTAATCTGCAGTTTGCACGTTTGGACAATTTGAAGTCTCATTTGAAAATTCACATCAAAGAAAAGCAATTGCAAGAAGCCAGTGCTGCCCCAAGCAGTAGCAGTAACTCAGAAGAGGTCAGAAATGTTCTTCAGCTACAGCAGTATCAGCTGTCCACATCAGGAGGGCAAGAGATTCAGTTACTGGTCACTGATTCAGTACATAACATAAACTTCATGCCTGGCCACAGCCAAGGTATTAGTATTGTTGCTGCTGAGAACTCCCAAAATATGACGGCAGATCAAGGTGCTAATCTCACATTACTCACTCAGccatcacagcagctgcagaacTTGCTGCTTTCAGCTCAACAGGAACAAGCAGAACAAATCCAAAGTATAAATATGATAGAGAACCAAATAGAAACTGCACAGCCTGAGCAAATGCATGTCATCACTCTTTCAAAGGAGGCACTGGAACATCTCCATACACATCAGGGACAAACCGAAGAAATTAATTTGACAGCAGAATCTTCACATCCAACTCGGCACATGCAGCTGAGCCAAGAACCTAGTCATCAGTCTCATATTAGCCCAGATACAGTCCAGCCCCATCAAATTAGTGAAGAACAGAATCAAAACATACACATGAATGAATCGGATCAACAATCTTTGTCAGTAAATCAGCCATCTCATGAGCATCCAATTCAAGGTCAGGTTTTTTGA
- the ZBTB24 gene encoding zinc finger and BTB domain-containing protein 24 isoform X3, with translation MAEETPDTSEKLVVIHSKAHRDTILANFEEQRKKDFLCDITLIVENVHFRAHKALLAASSEYFSMMFVDEGEIGQSIYMLEGMVADTFGALLEFIYTGYLQASEKSTEQILATAQLLKVNDLVWAFTDYQTNCRPNDALPVISNNGASVVVLPNDKKNEDPPKRKRGRPRKVKNTQEEKLGTASVEDVQLRENNSVQNKQNFMKKEVALEEAVVDEQGPVRKEVEETERACGSDAAVDLSAEKDENYDPKSQGIQSTQSRYSKRRLRRSVKLKDYKLLGDEEEKGLMKRTDGKKKRTGSEARCKDCGKVFKYNHFLAIHQRSHTGERPFKCSECGKGFSQKHSLQVHERMHTGERPYTCTVCNKALTTKHSLLEHMSLHTGQKSFTCDQCGKFFSQKRQLKSHYRVHTGHSLPECTLCRRKFMDAAQLKKHLRTHTGEKPFTCEICGKSFTAKSSLQTHIRIHRGEKPYSCGICGKSFSDSSAKRRHCILHTGKKPFSCPECNLQFARLDNLKSHLKIHIKEKQLQEASAAPSSSSNSEEVRNVLQLQQYQLSTSGGQEIQLLVTDSVHNINFMPGHSQGISIVAAENSQNMTADQGANLTLLTQPSQQLQNLLLSAQQEQAEQIQSINMIENQIETAQPEQMHVITLSKEALEHLHTHQGQTEEINLTAESSHPTRHMQLSQEPSHQSHISPDTVQPHQISEEQNQNIHMNESDQQSLSVNQPSHEHPIQGQVF, from the exons ATGGCAGAAGAAactccagacacttcagagaAACTTGTTGTTATCCACTCCAAAGCTCACAGAGATACCATTCTTGCTAATTTTGaggaacaaaggaaaaaagattttcTTTGTGATATTACTTTAATAGTGGAAAACGTGCACTTCAGAGCCCACAAAGCTCtactggctgccagcagtgagtACTTTTCAATGATGTTTGTAGATGAAGGAGAGATAGGCCAGTCAATTTATATGCTGGAAGGCATGGTTGCAGATACTTTTGGTGCGCTACTAGAATTCATCTACACGGGTTATCTCCAGGCCAGTGAAAAAAGTACAGAACAAATCTTGGCTACTGCACAGCTCTTAAAAGTGAATGACTTAGTATGGGCCTTCACAGATTATCAGACGAACTGTCGCCCAAATGATGCATTACCTGTCATTTCTAATAATGGGGCTTCTGTAGTTGTCTTGCCAAATGACAAGAAAAATGAAGATCCACCAAAGCGAAAGCGAGGAAGACCAAGAAAAGTCAAGAATACCCAAGAAGAAAAACTAGGGACAGCTTCTGTTGAAGATGTACAGCTAAGAGAGAATAATTCTGTGCAGAATAAACAAAATTTTATGAAAAAAGAAGTTGCATTAGAAGAAGCAGTTGTTGATGAACAAGGTCCAGTAAGGAAAGAAGTTGAAGAAACTGAACGTGCTTGTGGGTCAGATGCTGCTGTAGATTTGTCAGCTGAAAAGGATGAGAACTATGATCCCAAATCTCAAGGAATACAGAGCACTCAGAGTCGGTATAGCAAACGTCGGTTACGGAGGTCAGTCAAGCTAAAAGATTACAAACTTCTGGGTGACGAAGAAGAGAAAGGACTGATGAAAAGGACAGATGGGAAAAAAAAGCGCACAGGTTCTGAAGCTCGCTGTAAAGACTGTGGCAAAGTGTTTAAATATAATCACTTTTTAGCTATTCATCAGAGAAGTCATACAG GCGAACGCCCTTTTAAATGCAGTGAGTGTGGCAAAGGCTTTTCCCAGAAGCACTCTCTCCAGGTTCACGAGCGGATGCACACAGGAGAACGTCCGTACACGTGTACTGTCTGCAACAAGGCTCTGACAACAAAGCATTCCCTTTTGGAGCACATGAGCCTTCATACAG GACAGAAGTCTTTTACCTGTGATCAGTGTGGAAAGTTTTTCAGCCAAAAGAGACAACTAAAGAGTCACTACCGAGTGCATACAG GCCATTCATTACCGGAATGTACCCTGTGTCGTCGCAAATTCATGGATGCAGCTCAGTTAAAGAAACATCTAAGAACACATACAG GTGAGAAGCCATTTACTTGTGAAATCTGTGGCAAGTCATTCACAGCAAAAAGTTCTCTTCAAACTCATATCAGAATCCACAG AGGAGAAAAGCCATATTCTTGTGGTATATGTGGAAAATCCTTCTCTGATTCAAGTGCCAAGAGAAGACACTGTATCTTGCACACAGGAAAAAAGCCTTTCTCCTGCCCAGAGTGTAATCTGCAGTTTGCACGTTTGGACAATTTGAAGTCTCATTTGAAAATTCACATCAAAGAAAAGCAATTGCAAGAAGCCAGTGCTGCCCCAAGCAGTAGCAGTAACTCAGAAGAGGTCAGAAATGTTCTTCAGCTACAGCAGTATCAGCTGTCCACATCAGGAGGGCAAGAGATTCAGTTACTGGTCACTGATTCAGTACATAACATAAACTTCATGCCTGGCCACAGCCAAGGTATTAGTATTGTTGCTGCTGAGAACTCCCAAAATATGACGGCAGATCAAGGTGCTAATCTCACATTACTCACTCAGccatcacagcagctgcagaacTTGCTGCTTTCAGCTCAACAGGAACAAGCAGAACAAATCCAAAGTATAAATATGATAGAGAACCAAATAGAAACTGCACAGCCTGAGCAAATGCATGTCATCACTCTTTCAAAGGAGGCACTGGAACATCTCCATACACATCAGGGACAAACCGAAGAAATTAATTTGACAGCAGAATCTTCACATCCAACTCGGCACATGCAGCTGAGCCAAGAACCTAGTCATCAGTCTCATATTAGCCCAGATACAGTCCAGCCCCATCAAATTAGTGAAGAACAGAATCAAAACATACACATGAATGAATCGGATCAACAATCTTTGTCAGTAAATCAGCCATCTCATGAGCATCCAATTCAAGGTCAGGTTTTTTGA